The Pseudophaeobacter arcticus DSM 23566 genome includes a region encoding these proteins:
- a CDS encoding thymidylate synthase: MQQYHAALRHILETGVPSSDRTGTGTISCFGMQTRYPLADGFPLVTTKKLHLRSIIHELLWFLSGDTNIKYLKDNGVSIWDEWADENGDLGPVYGHQWRRFPKLELVDGTTGDEPLYRAGSVDQIADLVEMIKTSPDSRRLIVSAWNPGDVPDMALPPCHTLWQVRVLGGKLHLQLYQRSADMFLGVPFNIASYALLQVMLAHVTGYEPGDFVHSFGDAHIYSNHQDQVALQLSRSPKPLPQIRIKRQVSSIFDFTYDDFEVLNYDPDPGIKAPVAV, encoded by the coding sequence GTGCAGCAATATCACGCGGCCTTGCGCCACATTCTGGAAACCGGAGTGCCCAGCAGCGATCGCACTGGCACCGGTACGATCTCTTGTTTTGGCATGCAGACGCGGTACCCTCTGGCGGATGGCTTCCCGCTGGTGACAACCAAAAAACTGCATCTCCGCTCAATCATACATGAGCTTTTGTGGTTCCTGTCAGGCGATACCAACATCAAATATCTCAAGGACAATGGTGTTTCGATCTGGGATGAATGGGCCGATGAAAACGGTGATCTCGGGCCGGTCTATGGCCACCAGTGGCGCAGATTTCCAAAGCTGGAGCTGGTAGACGGCACCACCGGGGATGAGCCGCTGTATCGCGCGGGGTCGGTTGATCAGATCGCCGACCTGGTGGAGATGATCAAAACCAGCCCAGACAGCCGCCGTTTGATTGTCTCGGCCTGGAACCCGGGCGATGTGCCAGACATGGCGCTGCCGCCCTGTCATACGTTGTGGCAGGTTCGGGTGCTGGGTGGCAAACTGCACCTGCAGCTATATCAGCGCTCGGCAGATATGTTTCTCGGCGTGCCCTTCAACATCGCCTCCTACGCCTTGTTGCAGGTGATGTTGGCCCATGTGACGGGCTATGAACCGGGTGACTTTGTGCATAGTTTTGGCGATGCGCATATCTATTCAAATCATCAGGATCAGGTGGCGCTACAGCTTTCCCGCAGTCCTAAACCGCTGCCGCAGATCCGGATCAAGCGGCAGGTCTCGTCGATCTTTGATTTTACCTATGACGATTTTGAGGTCCTGAATTATGATCCCGATCCAGGCATCAAGGCACCCGTCGCCGTTTGA
- a CDS encoding helix-turn-helix domain-containing protein has product MSDETTDWFGPEAATFGDRVAAAREAADMTQAQLARRLGVKKSTLIGWEQDLSEPRANKLSMVSGLLNVSMSWLLTGEGEGMSEPSEIDIEAGDFAGILSELRTLRNEMRSNAERAARLEKKLRTLAQSAATT; this is encoded by the coding sequence ATGTCTGACGAAACAACAGATTGGTTCGGACCAGAGGCGGCAACATTTGGCGATCGCGTCGCTGCGGCCCGCGAAGCCGCCGATATGACCCAGGCACAGTTGGCGCGCCGCCTAGGGGTCAAGAAAAGCACTCTGATCGGCTGGGAGCAGGATCTGTCGGAACCACGCGCCAACAAGCTGTCGATGGTATCTGGTCTGTTGAATGTCTCGATGTCCTGGCTGCTGACCGGCGAGGGTGAAGGCATGTCGGAACCCAGCGAGATAGATATCGAAGCGGGCGATTTTGCCGGTATCCTGAGCGAACTGCGGACCCTGCGCAACGAAATGCGCAGCAATGCCGAACGGGCTGCCCGGCTGGAAAAGAAACTTCGCACGCTGGCGCAGAGTGCTGCGACCACGTGA
- a CDS encoding FAD assembly factor SdhE, producing the protein MTETTELHEHRLKRLKMRSMRRGIKEMDILLTAYADANLPTMDAAKLDLYDQLLHENDQDLLQWVTGQVASPTPYEALIQEVVQSHQTK; encoded by the coding sequence ATGACTGAAACGACGGAACTGCATGAACACCGCCTGAAGCGTCTAAAGATGCGGTCGATGCGGCGCGGCATCAAAGAGATGGACATTCTGCTGACGGCCTATGCCGATGCGAACCTGCCAACGATGGATGCGGCCAAGCTGGATCTCTATGATCAGCTGTTGCATGAAAACGATCAGGATCTTCTTCAGTGGGTGACTGGCCAGGTTGCATCCCCCACTCCCTATGAGGCGCTCATCCAGGAAGTCGTACAAAGCCATCAAACTAAATAA
- a CDS encoding cold-shock protein — MPSGTVKWFNTTKGFGFIEPDDGGNDVFVHISQVERSGLTGLTDNMKVEYELTEGRDGRQMAGEIKPLMNSN, encoded by the coding sequence ATGCCAAGTGGCACCGTGAAATGGTTTAATACAACCAAAGGATTTGGCTTCATCGAACCCGATGATGGCGGAAATGACGTCTTTGTACATATCTCTCAGGTTGAACGATCCGGTCTAACGGGTCTCACTGACAATATGAAAGTTGAGTATGAACTCACCGAGGGGCGCGATGGTCGGCAAATGGCAGGCGAAATCAAACCCCTTATGAACTCCAACTAA
- a CDS encoding dihydrofolate reductase, which produces MITLIVARDRNGAIGKDNTIPWHAPEDLKAFQRETLGGAIVMGRNTWDSLPFKPLKNRLNLVVSSNPKAADEVHASVAEAVEAAYAQGYRRVYGIGGAGIYREMMQIADRLLITEVAIEVEGADTFFPEIPAGEWERQGNTVLRSADPACVMVEYLRIPSES; this is translated from the coding sequence ATGATTACCCTGATTGTTGCGCGCGACCGCAATGGTGCCATTGGCAAGGACAACACCATCCCCTGGCATGCGCCCGAGGATCTTAAGGCCTTTCAGCGCGAAACCCTTGGTGGGGCCATCGTCATGGGCCGCAATACCTGGGACAGCCTGCCGTTCAAGCCTTTGAAAAACCGGCTGAACCTGGTGGTGTCTTCCAACCCCAAGGCCGCAGATGAGGTACATGCATCCGTGGCCGAGGCCGTAGAGGCGGCCTATGCGCAGGGCTATCGCCGGGTCTATGGCATTGGCGGCGCGGGGATTTACCGCGAAATGATGCAGATTGCGGACCGGCTGTTGATCACCGAGGTGGCTATTGAGGTCGAGGGCGCAGACACTTTCTTTCCGGAAATACCTGCGGGTGAATGGGAGCGACAGGGCAACACGGTGCTGCGCTCCGCAGATCCGGCCTGCGTCATGGTGGAATACCTGCGTATTCCTTCCGAAAGTTAA
- a CDS encoding MarR family winged helix-turn-helix transcriptional regulator translates to MSMEMPIGQLDRKGFMTGYLEALALVERLHRLLLDVIKDEFERVGVLEINAVQALLLFNVGDNEVTAGELKSRGYYQGSNVSYNLKKLVELDYMHHQRCEIDRRSVRVRLTPRGREIRDIVAGLFARHAEGLEGKDVISREGIADITSSLKRVERYWSDQIRYIY, encoded by the coding sequence ATGAGTATGGAAATGCCAATTGGCCAGCTGGACCGTAAAGGGTTCATGACTGGTTACCTTGAAGCGCTGGCACTGGTGGAGCGACTGCACCGGCTGTTGTTGGATGTAATCAAGGATGAGTTCGAACGCGTGGGCGTTCTGGAAATTAATGCAGTGCAGGCACTGCTCTTGTTCAACGTAGGTGACAACGAGGTCACCGCCGGGGAGCTTAAGAGTCGTGGCTATTATCAGGGCAGTAATGTCAGCTATAATCTTAAAAAGCTGGTTGAGCTGGACTATATGCACCATCAGCGCTGCGAGATTGACCGTCGTTCGGTTCGGGTTCGCCTGACGCCGCGCGGTCGCGAGATCCGCGATATTGTCGCGGGCCTCTTTGCACGCCACGCCGAAGGTCTGGAGGGCAAGGATGTTATCAGCCGCGAAGGCATTGCTGACATCACAAGCTCGCTAAAGCGTGTGGAACGGTATTGGTCGGATCAGATCCGCTATATCTATTAA
- a CDS encoding VOC family protein, whose protein sequence is MALTYLHVMVRVKDLEKSRAFYELLGLRETRRYDSEKGRFTLLYLAAPGQEETPVELTYNWDGDEGLPSDSRHFGHLAYGVDNIYETCQFLQDNGVTINRPPHDGRMAFIRSPDNISIELLQNGEALEPAEPWTSMENTGHW, encoded by the coding sequence ATGGCGCTTACTTATTTGCATGTAATGGTTCGGGTGAAAGACCTGGAAAAATCCAGAGCATTTTATGAACTTCTGGGACTGCGGGAAACCCGGCGCTATGACAGCGAAAAGGGTCGCTTCACTCTGCTCTATCTGGCAGCCCCCGGTCAGGAAGAAACCCCGGTAGAGCTGACCTATAACTGGGATGGCGACGAAGGCCTGCCGAGTGACAGCCGTCATTTTGGCCATCTGGCCTATGGTGTCGATAATATCTATGAGACCTGTCAGTTTTTGCAGGACAACGGCGTCACCATCAACCGCCCGCCCCATGACGGGCGCATGGCCTTTATCCGCTCGCCCGACAATATCTCAATCGAGCTGCTGCAAAACGGCGAAGCCCTGGAGCCAGCAGAACCCTGGACCAGCATGGAAAATACCGGCCACTGGTAG